The DNA region GTTCCTGGTGGAGTGGCTTTAGATAAGTGGCAGTCTGGTTTATTTTGGATTGAGCCAACAGGTAAAGGATTCGTTTATATTGGCGATCGCTGGTATCGGGGTAGAACTCTGGTTGTCCCCACAGACAAAGGCTTAACGGCTGTTAACTGGGTTGATGATCAAGAGTATCTTTACAGCGTTCTTGGCGGCGAAATGGATGCTAGCTGGCCCCAAGAAGCTTTAAAAGCCCAGGCGATCGCAGCTCGTACCTATGCCCTCTATGAGCGAGAAAAACAACGGAATAATCCCGTTTACGATTTAGGTAATAGCCCAGATCGTTGGCAAATTTACAAAGGCGTTATCAGTGAAGCTCCTGCAACTTACAAAGCAGTTGATGAAACAGCAGGACAGGTATTAACTTACAAAAACCGGATTATTCTCTCAGTTTTCCACGCTTGTTCTGGGGGGCATACCGAAAATGTTGAAGACGTTTGGGGAAACACCCTGCCGTACCTGCGTGCTGTTCAAGACTATGATCAAAATATCCGCGAGTGTAATTGGATAAAAACTTTCTCCCCCAGTGAGATTAGCGCTAAATTCCCTGAAGTGGGCAGTGTGACGGCGATGATTCCAGAAACATTCTCACCTTTTCGCAGTGTTAAAGTTTTGAAAATTGTCGGCAACAAAGGTACGAAGGTGTTACAGGGCGAGGAAGTGCGGACAGCTCTCAAGTTAAAAAGTACCCGCTTTAGCGTCACTAAAGGAGCAGATGGTAGTTTTGTACTTCAAGGGCTTGGCTTCGGTCATGCTTTGGGTATGAGTCAGTGGGGCGCGTACAATCTGGCTCGGCAAGGAGTGAACCACCTGCAAATTTTGGGACATTATTATCAAGGTGTAGCTTTAACACCAATTCAGGCGAAGTAAGGAGAAAGTTAGGAGTACAGACGCGATTAATCGCGTCTGTACAAGAG from Nostoc commune NIES-4072 includes:
- a CDS encoding SpoIID/LytB domain-containing protein, translating into MKFQLYLGFLFSQVKVRHWWVSVLLWIALVAPAQASVILRVAIERGVNQVKVGSSTTGIVKDSTGRTLGQLPAMSAYYAQAVPGGVALDKWQSGLFWIEPTGKGFVYIGDRWYRGRTLVVPTDKGLTAVNWVDDQEYLYSVLGGEMDASWPQEALKAQAIAARTYALYEREKQRNNPVYDLGNSPDRWQIYKGVISEAPATYKAVDETAGQVLTYKNRIILSVFHACSGGHTENVEDVWGNTLPYLRAVQDYDQNIRECNWIKTFSPSEISAKFPEVGSVTAMIPETFSPFRSVKVLKIVGNKGTKVLQGEEVRTALKLKSTRFSVTKGADGSFVLQGLGFGHALGMSQWGAYNLARQGVNHLQILGHYYQGVALTPIQAK